The sequence ttaaataaactgcagGTGTTATTCTAGGAAAGCTTATCTTTAATCTATAACTTTGATAGTTTAGTggaggaaaaaaatctaaaccgAAGTGGCAgcagatttttaattttaaggaatttagaaattagtttttgttttcctccatcTTTGATGATCAAACATGTAAGTGGTTGCCAAGGGACCTGAAACAAACAGATCGATGGGACAAACTTGTACAAAGCTAATAAAATGTACATCTTATTCAGCTAGAACAGGTAACTCAGGCCAGGCAGTAAAAACCCTTAACCTTTGAGCCCACCTGTAGTAAACCTTATGCAATATCTACGTTATGAAAACGGTAataatttcaaatatttaagCAAGAGTTCAAACTAAAGTTTTAACTATAACCTCTAATCCGATGTTTTGTATGAAATCTATCCAGATGTGTATCTTGGTAGGtagaaaaacaacagtgcttaaagaaaaatcaaaagttTAATAGTAAAGAGATCACGAACTGAAACCGCTAAGCCCCGCCTCAAACTATTTCAATGCGCGTTCTGATTGGTTGAACGTTCAGCACTACTTGAATTTCATTGGATCAGTGGGCGTTACAGGAAGAAAGTGTTTTGCAACTGTTGTGCTAGTGTTGAGGGGGTCAAACGTGTTTACGGTGACACGCCGTTGTCCACTCCTGGTGGATTTTCTGAGAAACCGGTTTTATTTTCAGGTCTGTGTGGGTAAGCTGTAGAAAAATGGCTAAAGTGAATCTGTCTGAAGTTGGGAAGAACTTGCTGAAGAGTGCTGACAGTGGAGAGGTAAGCTGGATAAGGAGTCTGAAGGGTTTTAATGATTCTATCTGTTGATTTAGATGTTTTTGGTATTAATATAGTAAAATATGCTGCTGGTATGTTGTCTGTTtcctttaattaatatttaaatgaggTGAAACTGCGGTATATCTGCATATACTTTACATAGGAAGAGTTTGGTGTGACATAATGATAATTTGATGAGAAGAGAGACATGACAATGAATCATGACCTTGTTACCATCAGTGGTTTAACAGAGAACTGCCTTCGTCAGCCCGTTTACCAGATATTCTCCCGTGAGTCAGATGTTGTCCACTCATTCCTTTTCGGGTTATGTTTTCCTCCCTGTGTTTCAGAAAGTGGAGCTCCAGTCTCTGTGGCAGGACCAGCCTTTGGTGGTCTTTTTCCTGCGCAGGTTCGGCTGCCAAGTGTGCCGATGGATGGCGGCAGAGATCAGCAAGCTGGAGCCTGACCTCAGGGCCAACGGGGTCTCGCTGGTGGGAGTCGGACCAGAGGAGTTAGGGCTCCAGGAGTTTAAGGAAGGAGGGTTTTTTAAAGGCTGTAAGCACAACTTACCTCATGCAAATATGACTTTAAATATGATGCCTTCGGGGTGTGAGATCAGATCTGGCCACATTCAAGCTGAGGCTAGAGATTAAATACAATCATTTACATTATTTGCGGTCTGAAACCATCATTTTAACATTGATGCACTCTTTTATAACAGAGGTATTCTTGTGGGTGTGTCACAGGGGATACAAGCATGCTTGTTGACTCCATTGTTTTCTACAGGCAGTCCTGTTGTGTAAATAGTGTAGAGCCTCATCTGTTACCTTCTCTTTCAGCCATTTATGTGgatgaagaaaaaaagtgttACAAGGATTTGGGATTCAAACGGTGAGTGCATAAAATCCATGTTTAGATAAATGAAAACTAGGTTTCTTTTCTAAATCTGTCACACTGGCTGCAAAATAAACAATCTGAATTAGAGACGTTCATTT comes from Girardinichthys multiradiatus isolate DD_20200921_A chromosome 20, DD_fGirMul_XY1, whole genome shotgun sequence and encodes:
- the prxl2b gene encoding prostamide/prostaglandin F synthase; translation: MAKVNLSEVGKNLLKSADSGEKVELQSLWQDQPLVVFFLRRFGCQVCRWMAAEISKLEPDLRANGVSLVGVGPEELGLQEFKEGGFFKGSIYVDEEKKCYKDLGFKRYNALSVVPAALGKKVRDVSSKASAAGIQGNFSGDLMQSGGMIIVAKGGEKVLLHFIQDSPGDFVPLEDISTALGISSTVKAGQKPVCNDDVCTR